A genomic region of Desulfonatronum sp. SC1 contains the following coding sequences:
- a CDS encoding choice-of-anchor D domain-containing protein codes for MIKKLLFFTNFLLLMFVAPGYAVEQIVSAQPKHIPAYTDSTVSFDVYYTTSDGNMNLPGLGLRMHWNTNALELLGVYQVFNSSLFVLGDQEENMLGQGGNGATNRQVNLSWLDTEGEWPSNGLPVRLFRVAFRVLSAGNTLVNFSSSSTAGGYDLAWEPALIRIMNATRVSRLSSALTFGNLAVGQSATRTFTIYNDGNATLSVSSITYPKGFTGDWNGGTIAAGSSRTVSVTFSPTAAQSYSGTITLYSNKTSGTSSLSCSGTGFTTTTTRTLSVNSSGASSVPIAATPSTYDGTTNYTKAGIANNTSITLTAPAISGNGDFTSWIGCNSTNVATRTCTVVMNANKSVTAQYDGDTPKSLPGVLMLLLDEE; via the coding sequence ATGATAAAAAAATTATTGTTTTTTACTAATTTTCTGCTTCTCATGTTTGTTGCACCTGGGTATGCCGTTGAACAAATCGTGTCTGCTCAACCTAAACACATACCTGCATACACCGATAGCACAGTTTCCTTCGACGTATACTACACTACCAGCGATGGCAACATGAACCTGCCCGGGCTTGGCCTGAGGATGCACTGGAATACTAATGCCCTAGAGTTGCTAGGTGTATATCAGGTTTTCAATTCAAGTCTTTTTGTGCTGGGAGACCAAGAAGAGAATATGCTGGGGCAGGGTGGCAACGGAGCGACGAATCGACAGGTCAATCTCTCCTGGTTGGATACCGAGGGCGAATGGCCCTCGAACGGCTTGCCGGTGCGTCTGTTCCGGGTCGCGTTCAGGGTCTTGTCCGCAGGCAATACCCTGGTCAATTTCTCTTCCAGCTCCACTGCCGGAGGCTATGACTTGGCATGGGAACCGGCGTTGATCAGGATCATGAACGCTACAAGAGTCTCACGCCTGTCCAGCGCTCTAACCTTCGGCAACTTGGCCGTAGGCCAGAGCGCTACCCGAACATTTACTATATATAATGACGGCAACGCGACACTGTCTGTCAGCTCAATCACCTATCCCAAAGGGTTCACCGGAGATTGGAACGGTGGAACAATCGCGGCGGGAAGTTCACGCACCGTAAGCGTCACCTTCAGTCCAACAGCAGCTCAGAGCTATTCAGGAACAATTACGCTATATTCGAACAAAACCAGCGGGACAAGTTCCCTTAGCTGTTCAGGAACGGGTTTCACAACCACCACAACAAGAACCCTCAGCGTTAATTCCTCTGGCGCATCCAGCGTGCCCATCGCCGCCACTCCTTCAACATACGATGGAACCACCAACTATACAAAAGCGGGCATAGCGAACAATACGAGCATCACCTTGACGGCCCCTGCAATCAGCGGCAATGGGGACTTTACGTCTTGGATCGGCTGCAACTCGACAAATGTCGCCACCAGAACCTGCACCGTGGTCATGAATGCCAATAAGTCGGTCACGGCGCAATACGATGGAGACACGCCAAAATCCCTGCCCGGTGTCTTGATGCTGCTTTTGGATGAGGAATAG
- a CDS encoding GspE/PulE family protein, with translation MSLIQRMIDANLVLKRDLDRVLAAGEGREPPHVLALRAGLVSEEDYVRLLSETLGYPICDGLPPAFNINDFSGLSFPFLEAHAFFPLELTDESLRVAVFDPFDHVLLGALRRLFSGRTIEMHVCRQERIKGWIQEYYSPDGAEQKEQSPEESETPTGFQHIEDIEQIRDLASEAPVIKQVNQILTAAVENRASDIHVEPFEDRVQIRFRVDGVLYEHVRLPIHLHQALTTRIKIMARLDIAERRIPQDGRIRLKVAGKSIDLRVSCLPTMFGESVVMRVLDQSSISFSLETLGFPPRELSLFQEIIRAPHGIVLVTGPTGSGKTTTLYSALNTIASMEKKIITIEDPVEYELDGINQIQVNAKAGLGFASGLRSIVRQDPDVILIGEIRDKETADIAIQSALTGHLVFSTLHTNDAAGAVARLLEIGVEDYLLSSSLICIMAQRLVRLLCDHCKEPLIPDADLVRRYGLGDEGNHPQSLFMPMSCTLCKQTGYRSRTAIFELMVITDAIRELILRSKSTTAIRNLAIEQGMTLLRRDGWDKVRAGETSIEEVLRVTGQ, from the coding sequence ATGTCCCTCATTCAACGCATGATCGACGCCAATCTGGTCCTGAAACGGGACTTGGATCGGGTCTTGGCCGCCGGAGAAGGGCGAGAGCCCCCGCACGTGTTGGCCCTGCGAGCCGGTCTGGTGTCCGAGGAGGACTATGTCCGCCTGCTTTCAGAGACATTGGGATATCCGATTTGCGACGGTCTGCCTCCGGCATTCAACATCAACGATTTTTCCGGGCTCTCTTTCCCATTCCTGGAGGCGCATGCCTTCTTTCCTTTGGAACTGACCGACGAATCCCTGCGCGTCGCTGTTTTCGACCCTTTTGACCATGTGCTTTTGGGTGCCTTGAGGAGATTGTTTAGCGGTCGGACAATCGAAATGCATGTCTGCCGTCAGGAGCGGATCAAGGGGTGGATCCAGGAGTATTACAGCCCCGATGGGGCCGAGCAAAAAGAGCAGTCCCCGGAAGAGAGCGAGACTCCCACCGGTTTTCAACACATTGAAGATATTGAACAGATTCGGGACTTGGCCTCAGAGGCGCCGGTCATCAAACAGGTCAATCAAATTCTCACCGCCGCGGTGGAGAATAGGGCCAGCGACATCCACGTGGAACCCTTCGAGGACAGGGTCCAGATTCGTTTCCGCGTCGACGGGGTGCTTTATGAGCATGTCCGCCTGCCGATACATCTGCATCAAGCTTTGACCACGCGGATCAAGATCATGGCCCGCCTGGACATCGCCGAGCGGCGTATTCCCCAGGATGGCAGGATCAGGCTGAAGGTCGCCGGCAAAAGCATAGACCTGCGTGTTTCCTGCCTGCCGACCATGTTCGGTGAAAGCGTGGTCATGCGCGTCCTGGATCAGAGCAGCATTTCCTTTTCCCTGGAAACCCTGGGATTCCCACCACGAGAACTGTCCTTGTTCCAGGAGATCATCCGCGCCCCGCACGGGATCGTCCTGGTCACGGGACCGACGGGCAGCGGTAAGACCACCACGTTATACTCCGCCCTGAATACCATTGCTTCCATGGAGAAGAAAATCATCACCATTGAGGACCCCGTGGAATACGAGCTGGACGGGATCAATCAGATTCAAGTGAATGCAAAGGCCGGGCTGGGTTTTGCTTCAGGCCTGCGCTCCATTGTGCGTCAGGACCCGGACGTGATCCTGATAGGCGAAATCCGGGACAAGGAAACCGCGGATATCGCCATCCAGTCCGCCCTGACCGGGCACTTGGTTTTTTCCACCCTGCACACCAACGACGCGGCAGGGGCCGTGGCCCGCCTGCTGGAGATCGGCGTGGAAGACTACCTCCTTTCCTCCTCCCTGATCTGCATCATGGCCCAGCGCCTGGTGCGCCTGCTGTGCGATCATTGCAAGGAGCCGCTCATTCCTGACGCTGATCTTGTGCGGCGCTACGGCCTGGGCGATGAGGGCAATCATCCGCAATCCCTGTTCATGCCCATGAGCTGCACTTTGTGCAAGCAGACGGGATACCGCTCCCGCACGGCCATTTTTGAGTTGATGGTCATCACCGACGCTATCCGGGAATTGATCCTGCGCAGCAAGAGCACCACGGCCATCCGCAATCTCGCCATTGAACAGGGCATGACCCTGCTGCGCCGGGACGGGTGGGACAAGGTCCGGGCCGGCGAGACCTCCATCGAGGAAGTGCTGCGGGTCACGGGGCAGTGA
- the gspD gene encoding type II secretion system secretin GspD: MPKHCLLLILLLLCTLSCSSVAPAPRDMATLPGPVVGKKPEADDPRAKVVSTEPGIVRPEASEIFRQLGEQNREFNERIRQAMAGPPQRLAAQEAVSPSDDAVGDAQPLSMNFYDADLVEVIRLFMSLLGADYILHPQVSGRVSLTVSDSFRPDQMLDLLAGILRINGMVMSNVDGILEIMPLARAPSLLPGGVVLFPEGGLSPRRGQMIQAFRLHFISATEMTTIIRPYLSEGAQVYAHDANGIMLVCDFPHSQSKIADLIAVFDESVFAEIRAATYFLEYVQAEDAAKELEEVAKTFGLGSDQPGVRARVSFLPLARLNTLLALTRDEQVLEFIDAWVRELDRELPVHIQEQYGQGVYVYYVQYGNASEIVASLQGLFEYVEPTDDEDRGRRFPSTAETPPADPARPGPEVLTAELPPLIRDAPFPTPVGDAASASGKLSGPVVFVVDEPNNAVLIRCSTVDYPKIMSIIEKLDQYPRQVLIEVLIAEVMLTEDMRLGMEWQMLGYRDGVHQNMSLDTGIGGIFIDPTGAASITSGLSYVVASTSRMRAALKASAQDGHVRVLSSPTLLASDNKPAVINIGEEVPIPTSRLTRHDDTDPNRRSTETTIQYRDTGIILKVTPKINKQGMVRMEISQEVSQVSSTPVPGVDAPRISTRHASTTVAVNDQQTIVIGGLIQQAQTENTTGVPGLSRIPLLKYLFGYERKQFENSELILFITPHVVIDEQDSTFITRDFLQRLNRIKAGMR, translated from the coding sequence AAAAAAGCCTGAAGCAGACGACCCTCGCGCAAAAGTGGTCTCGACGGAGCCGGGCATTGTTCGCCCTGAGGCTTCTGAAATTTTCAGGCAGTTGGGAGAGCAGAATCGCGAATTCAACGAACGAATCCGTCAGGCCATGGCAGGGCCGCCTCAGCGCCTGGCAGCGCAAGAGGCTGTAAGCCCTTCGGACGACGCGGTCGGTGATGCTCAGCCGTTATCCATGAATTTTTACGACGCGGACCTGGTGGAGGTCATTCGATTGTTCATGAGCCTGCTGGGTGCGGACTATATTCTGCATCCCCAGGTGTCTGGCAGAGTGTCCTTGACGGTGTCGGACTCTTTTCGTCCGGACCAGATGCTGGATCTGCTGGCGGGCATTCTGCGCATCAACGGGATGGTCATGTCGAATGTGGACGGCATTTTGGAAATCATGCCCCTGGCCAGGGCCCCGAGTCTGCTTCCAGGAGGCGTGGTCCTTTTTCCCGAGGGCGGCCTTTCCCCGCGCCGCGGGCAAATGATTCAAGCCTTCCGGTTGCACTTCATCTCAGCCACGGAAATGACAACCATCATCAGGCCTTATTTGTCCGAAGGGGCCCAGGTGTATGCCCATGACGCCAACGGCATCATGCTGGTCTGCGACTTCCCCCACTCTCAGAGCAAGATCGCTGATTTGATCGCGGTGTTTGATGAGAGCGTATTCGCGGAGATTCGGGCCGCGACCTACTTCCTGGAGTACGTCCAGGCTGAGGATGCCGCCAAGGAATTGGAGGAGGTGGCCAAAACCTTCGGTCTTGGCTCGGATCAGCCGGGAGTGCGCGCTCGGGTGTCTTTTCTGCCCCTGGCCCGGCTGAATACCCTTTTGGCCTTGACCCGGGATGAGCAGGTGTTGGAGTTTATCGATGCCTGGGTGCGTGAGCTGGATCGTGAACTGCCGGTGCACATCCAGGAACAATACGGCCAGGGGGTTTACGTCTATTACGTCCAGTACGGCAATGCCTCGGAAATCGTGGCCAGCCTCCAAGGGCTTTTTGAATATGTTGAACCGACCGACGACGAGGACAGGGGGCGAAGATTTCCTTCAACAGCCGAGACTCCTCCGGCTGATCCGGCCCGGCCGGGACCCGAGGTGCTCACCGCTGAGTTGCCGCCCTTGATTCGGGACGCCCCCTTCCCGACACCTGTGGGGGATGCGGCTTCAGCCAGCGGAAAGCTGTCCGGCCCGGTTGTGTTCGTGGTGGACGAACCCAATAACGCCGTATTGATCCGGTGCAGCACGGTGGATTATCCGAAGATCATGTCCATTATTGAGAAACTGGATCAATATCCCAGGCAGGTGCTCATTGAAGTGCTTATCGCCGAGGTCATGTTGACCGAGGATATGCGCTTGGGCATGGAATGGCAGATGCTCGGCTACCGGGACGGCGTACATCAGAACATGAGCCTGGATACGGGTATCGGCGGGATTTTCATTGATCCCACGGGAGCTGCTTCCATCACTTCCGGTCTTTCTTATGTGGTGGCGAGCACGAGTCGTATGCGGGCGGCCTTGAAGGCTTCGGCCCAGGACGGCCATGTGCGTGTCTTGTCCTCACCCACGCTTTTGGCCTCGGACAACAAGCCCGCGGTGATCAATATCGGCGAGGAGGTGCCCATTCCCACCTCCAGGCTGACCCGTCACGACGACACTGACCCAAATAGGCGATCCACGGAAACCACCATCCAGTATCGAGATACCGGTATCATTCTCAAGGTCACGCCCAAAATCAACAAGCAGGGCATGGTGCGCATGGAGATTTCCCAGGAAGTCAGCCAGGTTTCATCCACCCCGGTGCCGGGCGTGGACGCCCCGCGCATCTCCACGCGGCATGCTTCCACCACCGTGGCCGTCAACGATCAGCAGACCATAGTCATCGGCGGGCTGATACAGCAGGCCCAAACGGAAAACACCACCGGCGTTCCCGGCCTGAGTCGCATCCCGCTGTTGAAGTATTTGTTTGGATACGAGCGGAAGCAGTTCGAGAACTCGGAACTGATTCTGTTCATCACGCCGCATGTGGTTATCGACGAGCAGGACTCCACGTTCATCACACGGGACTTTCTGCAACGTCTGAACAGGATCAAGGCGGGAATGCGTTAG